Within Flavobacteriales bacterium, the genomic segment ACAAGGCAAATGGACCTATCATACAGCCCGTGTATACAATAAGCCCTATCTATTGCAGACCTCGGGAAGCTACAAGGGCTATCCCTTGCGCACCTTCGCAGGAGGCGCTTGGACCAAAGGCTACAGCGACCACTTTCCGGTCTATGTGATATTGAAACGTCCTATCGACCCACTGTTGATCGATCAGGAGTAGACCAGCTGATCGCTCTTCCCAAGATTCCTCAGGAGTCTACCATGACTCCTCAAAGCCTGCACGAAGTTCCCTTCTACCTTATAGGGTATGCCGTACTCTTCTGCTGTTCTGCGTACGATCTTTGAGAGATTCGGGTAATGTATGTGACAGATATTGGAAAAGAGGTGGTGCTCCACTTGATAGTTCAAGCCTCCGATGAACCAGGAGAACAGTCTACTCTTCGGGGCGAAATTCGTAGTGGTCCTCAACTGATGCACAGCCCAGGCAGCATCTATCCTACCCTTCTCATCAGGCTCAGGGAATTCGCACTCAGGCATCACGTGAGCAGCTTGAAATATCGCTGAGAGAAGGAATCCACACACCAGGTGCATGATCAGGAAGCCCAGAACGATAAGCCAAGGACTTATCGGAGCGATGAGCATTGGCAATACCATGAAGACCATGTAGTAGGCCACTTTCCAAAGCGACACATCCCAGAGCAACTTCTTGAATTCGCTTTCAGAACGGATCACACCTTTCTTCTTGTAGCGCACCAATCTGGAGAAATCAGCATAGGTAGCGAAGAGCAAAGACATCAATGAATAAAGGGGCCACGCGTAAATATGCTGGTACCGGTGCATCCCTTGGCGCTCTTGATTGGGTGAGAAACGGAAAAGAGATCCCATCTCTATGTCCTCATCGGCTCCATCGATATTCGTATAGGTATGATGAAGCACATTGTGCTTCAATCTCCACATCTTATCGTGACCACCGATCATATTCATGATATAGCCGATGAACTGATTGACGCGCTTATTCTTGGAATAACTGCCATGATTGGCGTCATGCATCACACTCATACCGATCCCGGACATCCCCAGGCCCATGACCCCCCAAGCGAGCAGTACCGCCCAGATAGATGTGATGGTCCCATTGAGCATCAGAATGAATGGCACCAGATAGATGGCCAACATGATAAGTGTCTTGATGACCATGCGGGCATCACCGAATCGGGTGATGTTGTTTGTTGCGAAATAATCCGAGACACGTTGATTCAGTGTCTTGAAGAATTCTACATCGCTGGTCGAGGAGAATCGAAGTCTTTTAGTGTCCAAAGCGTTAACTTAACGTAGATTTAAGAAGATATTATGCGGTGCCGAATATATGGATAACGATTTTTGAATGGATCAGGATTCATAGAATAGTATTCACGAGCAATTCCTTATAACCCAATGAAGACCCTATACATCAATCGGCATGCCAAGTCCAGCTGGAAAGACCATTCTCTTCGGGACCATGACCGGCCGCTCAATAAGCGAGGGCATATCAATGCTGAATTCATGGCGGCTCGTTTTGCTGAAGAGACCCAGGTCGATGCGATCATCTCTAGCCCAGCAGTGAGAGCATTGAGCACTGCGAGGTACTTTGCTAAAGCGCTAGGAAAGGGTGAGAATGAAATACAGGTCGAGCCGGTGATCTATGGAGCTGGAGTACGCGAAATGGTCCAGCTACTGGACCAACTGTCAGATGAGATACAAAGTGTGATCGTATTCGGTCATAATCCTACATTCACCGATCTTGCCTATCACCTGGATCATTCATTCACCTCACACCTGGTGACATGTGCCCGAGTGCGAATCGATTTCGAAATAGAAGAATGGGCGGCTCTTGGGTCTGATTGTGGAAAAGTGGTCTACCACCATTACCCTAGAATGTATCCTGAAATGGCCGATCTCTGAGGAATCAGAGCTCAATGTGAATAGTCTCCCGCTTCTTACGATTGGGTTTCTTACGACTCTTCATGCAATAAGAATCATAGATCTCTGCTGCTTCTGAATCATCCAATCCTGCGGCTCGCTTATAGTCGATGCAGGCTTCTCGCTTATCTCCCATGAAGAAATAAGACTCAGCTCGGAAGAAATAAAGATCAGGCGTAGAGATTCCCTTGGATTCTGCTTGATCGAAGAGCGACAATGCCTCGGAATAGTTTTTGGCTTCCAACTTCACCACGGCCAGATTGTATACAGCATCCGGAAAATCTTCCATCACTTGGTCAAAGGCTTTTTCTGCATCCTTGAATTGACCCAGATTACTCTTCGCTGCACCCAGCATGTATGTGGCCTGTGGATATCCAGGTCTATGGTGTAAGGCCGTTCTATAGTACTTGGAAGCATTCTTCATGTCATCCTGATCATAGCAGATGTTCCCCATATGGAAATTGGCCTCTGGGTGTTCAGGTCGCAGTCGCAATGCTTTGCGTACGTCTTTGAGCGCAAAGCTGAAGTCCCCGAGTTCTAAATAGGCGGCACCTCTGCGCATCAGGGCGTAGATATTATCCTCTTCTCTGGCCAGCACCTGATCATAGGTCTCTATGGCTTCTTCATAGCTCTTGAGCTTATGATAGGCATCCGCTTCCAGAAGAAGGTCTGCGGCATGTCGTATCTCAAAGGAATGGAGGTACTCGATCGTAGCCTCAAAGTCCTGATTCTCATACATCTCCTGAGCCAGAGATAAGTCGTCTTGAGCATACAGGCCCATAGACAGAATAAGTGTCAATAAGATAAAGGTCCTTTCCATATAGTCTGAGCGCTTATCCCGTTATACGTGCTTGAAGGCCTAAAAGATTCACAGGTACCTTATGTTAGATTTGCCGCATGAATGAGAACGGGAGTGAGCGGCCACTGATACTGGTCACAAATGATGATGGATACTACGCTGGAGGTATAACCGCCTTGGTAGAAGTCATGAAAGAATTCGGGGATGTTCTGGTGGTGGCTCCCAATCTTCCACAGTCCGGAATGGGGCATGCGATCACTATCAATTACCCCATCAGACTCAATCCCACCTCACACTTCGGTGATATGGATGCCTACAGTTGTACAGGAACTCCTGTAGATTGCGTCAAACTGGCTATATATGGTATTCTCAAGCGAAAACCCGACCTCATCGTATCGGGAATCAATCACGGGGCCAATTTCTCCATCAATGTGCTCTACTCAGGCACTATGTCAGCCGCTGTAGAAGGAGCCATAGAAGGAATTCCATCCATCGGCTTTTCTCTATTACATCACGACAAAGACGCAGATTTCACCGCAGCACAGGTGATTGTGCGGAAAGTCGTAGCCCAAGCTTTAGAAAAAGGCATTGCTAAGAATGTATGTCTGAATGTGAATA encodes:
- a CDS encoding acyl-CoA desaturase translates to MLAIYLVPFILMLNGTITSIWAVLLAWGVMGLGMSGIGMSVMHDANHGSYSKNKRVNQFIGYIMNMIGGHDKMWRLKHNVLHHTYTNIDGADEDIEMGSLFRFSPNQERQGMHRYQHIYAWPLYSLMSLLFATYADFSRLVRYKKKGVIRSESEFKKLLWDVSLWKVAYYMVFMVLPMLIAPISPWLIVLGFLIMHLVCGFLLSAIFQAAHVMPECEFPEPDEKGRIDAAWAVHQLRTTTNFAPKSRLFSWFIGGLNYQVEHHLFSNICHIHYPNLSKIVRRTAEEYGIPYKVEGNFVQALRSHGRLLRNLGKSDQLVYS
- a CDS encoding tetratricopeptide repeat protein encodes the protein MGLYAQDDLSLAQEMYENQDFEATIEYLHSFEIRHAADLLLEADAYHKLKSYEEAIETYDQVLAREEDNIYALMRRGAAYLELGDFSFALKDVRKALRLRPEHPEANFHMGNICYDQDDMKNASKYYRTALHHRPGYPQATYMLGAAKSNLGQFKDAEKAFDQVMEDFPDAVYNLAVVKLEAKNYSEALSLFDQAESKGISTPDLYFFRAESYFFMGDKREACIDYKRAAGLDDSEAAEIYDSYCMKSRKKPNRKKRETIHIEL
- the surE gene encoding 5'/3'-nucleotidase SurE → MNENGSERPLILVTNDDGYYAGGITALVEVMKEFGDVLVVAPNLPQSGMGHAITINYPIRLNPTSHFGDMDAYSCTGTPVDCVKLAIYGILKRKPDLIVSGINHGANFSINVLYSGTMSAAVEGAIEGIPSIGFSLLHHDKDADFTAAQVIVRKVVAQALEKGIAKNVCLNVNIPRGPIEAIKGIKVCRQGVGHWEDEFLERFDPSGEPYYWMSGSFGEMDKGEDTDSWALKHNY